A window of Chitinophaga sp. MM2321 contains these coding sequences:
- a CDS encoding amidohydrolase family protein, producing the protein MIIDAHQHFWQFDPVRDAWIDDSMQVIRNDFFPEHLAPILAENGVHGCVAVQADQSEAETAFLLSLADKHDFIKGVVGWIDLRADDITAQLAKYTAFPKLKGFRHIVQGEPDDRFLLGADFCRGIQALAVYDFTYDILVYPKQLAATADFVLKFPTQKLVIDHVAKPDFKIADMDTWAAHMRRIAQSPNVYCKLSGLVTEADWQHWEPAHFTPFLDVVLEAFGPDRLMFGSDWPVCLLAAEYHEVKSIVTNYISKLSTAEQNKIMGGNAISFYHL; encoded by the coding sequence ATGATTATAGATGCTCATCAGCATTTCTGGCAATTCGATCCCGTTCGCGATGCGTGGATAGATGATTCCATGCAGGTGATCCGGAACGATTTTTTTCCTGAACACCTGGCGCCCATACTGGCTGAAAATGGCGTTCACGGATGTGTTGCCGTGCAGGCGGATCAGTCGGAAGCGGAAACTGCTTTCCTGCTATCGCTTGCAGATAAACATGATTTTATTAAAGGTGTGGTGGGCTGGATTGATCTCCGTGCGGATGACATAACAGCACAACTGGCAAAGTATACCGCCTTTCCCAAATTGAAAGGGTTCCGGCATATTGTGCAGGGAGAACCGGACGACCGCTTCCTGTTGGGAGCAGATTTTTGCCGGGGTATCCAGGCTTTAGCGGTATACGATTTTACATATGATATTCTCGTATATCCGAAACAGTTAGCCGCAACGGCCGACTTTGTATTGAAATTCCCGACGCAAAAACTGGTCATTGACCACGTGGCAAAACCGGATTTCAAAATCGCCGACATGGACACATGGGCCGCACATATGCGCCGCATTGCACAGTCGCCGAATGTATATTGCAAACTGAGCGGATTGGTGACTGAAGCCGACTGGCAGCATTGGGAACCGGCGCATTTTACACCCTTCCTGGATGTAGTGCTGGAAGCATTTGGTCCCGACAGGCTGATGTTTGGCTCCGACTGGCCGGTGTGCCTGCTCGCAGCAGAATATCACGAGGTAAAAAGCATCGTGACAAACTACATCAGCAAACTATCAACTGCAGAACAAAATAAAATTATGGGAGGCAATGCCATCTCATTTTATCATCTATAA
- a CDS encoding fumarylacetoacetate hydrolase family protein: MKLIRFGLPGEEKPGVATAAGMFDTSAFGEDYGEKFFKSNGLERLSQWWAQHGSSCPQIPAGVRLGPPLQRPSKIICIGLNYADHAKETGAATPAEPIVFFKSTSSLVGPNDNLVIPRNSQKTDWEVELAVVIGKKTSYVEEKDALDYVAGYCLHNDYSERAFQIERGGQWVKGKSCDTFAPLGPWLATKEEIGDVNNLRLWLTVNGQKMQDGNTSNFIFNVAYVVSYLSQFMTLLPGDVISTGTPAGVGLGMNPQVFLKPGDVIELGIDGLGSSKQTAVAYK, from the coding sequence ATGAAACTGATCAGGTTTGGTTTACCAGGCGAAGAAAAACCGGGTGTTGCTACTGCCGCCGGGATGTTTGATACAAGTGCCTTCGGAGAAGATTACGGAGAAAAATTTTTTAAGAGCAACGGGCTGGAACGTCTGTCACAGTGGTGGGCACAGCATGGTAGCTCATGCCCGCAGATCCCTGCCGGCGTGCGTTTAGGACCACCCCTGCAACGTCCTTCCAAAATAATCTGCATCGGTCTGAACTATGCCGACCACGCAAAAGAAACAGGTGCAGCTACTCCCGCAGAACCTATCGTGTTCTTCAAAAGTACTTCCTCCCTGGTAGGTCCCAATGATAACCTGGTGATTCCACGTAACAGTCAAAAAACGGACTGGGAAGTGGAACTGGCAGTTGTGATTGGTAAAAAGACCAGCTATGTAGAAGAAAAAGACGCCCTGGATTATGTAGCCGGTTACTGCCTGCACAACGATTACAGCGAGCGCGCTTTCCAGATTGAAAGAGGCGGTCAGTGGGTAAAAGGCAAGAGCTGCGATACTTTTGCACCTTTAGGTCCCTGGTTAGCTACCAAAGAAGAAATCGGAGATGTTAACAATCTTCGTTTATGGCTTACCGTTAACGGCCAGAAAATGCAGGACGGTAATACTTCCAACTTCATCTTCAATGTAGCTTACGTAGTATCATACCTGAGCCAGTTTATGACATTGCTCCCGGGTGATGTTATTTCTACCGGTACACCAGCTGGTGTAGGTCTTGGTATGAATCCGCAGGTATTCCTGAAACCAGGAGATGTTATTGAGCTGGGTATCGATGGCCTGGGCTCTTCCAAACAAACAGCGGTAGCTTATAAATAA
- the leuB gene encoding 3-isopropylmalate dehydrogenase — translation MGVDKKILVIPGDGIGQEVTAWGQKVLITIAKNFHHNFTFEEGIMGHVAIEATGDPLPEETLQKARNSDAILFGAIGHAKYDNDPTLKARPEQGLLRIRKELGLYANLRPIKLFDELLEASSIKPEILRGADILFFRELTGDVYFGEKKRTEDRNTASDLMIYHRYEVERIARKAYEAARTRRNKLCSVDKANVLEASRLWREVVQEVAKEYPDVETEHMFIDNAAMQLIKDPKRFDVVVTGNLFGDILTDEASQIAGSMGMLASASIGDKGGFFEPIHGSAHDIAGKGLANPLASILSAALMLDISFGLKTESQRVIKAVEATLRQGYRTMDIANKHTVNDLIMGTDAMGAKVLENLN, via the coding sequence ATGGGCGTTGATAAGAAAATACTCGTTATACCCGGGGATGGCATCGGACAGGAAGTGACCGCATGGGGACAAAAAGTACTGATAACTATCGCAAAAAACTTTCATCACAACTTCACGTTTGAAGAAGGCATTATGGGCCACGTAGCAATTGAAGCTACCGGTGATCCGCTACCTGAAGAAACGTTGCAGAAAGCGAGGAACAGCGATGCTATTCTCTTCGGTGCTATCGGCCATGCCAAATACGACAACGATCCTACCCTGAAAGCAAGACCTGAGCAAGGATTGCTAAGGATCAGGAAAGAACTGGGCCTATATGCCAATCTTCGCCCGATAAAACTATTTGACGAGCTGCTGGAAGCATCCAGCATTAAGCCGGAAATCCTGCGGGGGGCAGATATCCTCTTCTTCCGGGAGCTGACCGGTGATGTATATTTTGGAGAGAAGAAAAGAACGGAAGACCGTAATACTGCTTCTGATCTGATGATCTATCATCGCTACGAAGTAGAGCGTATTGCGCGTAAAGCATACGAAGCTGCACGTACCCGTCGTAACAAACTTTGCTCTGTTGATAAAGCCAACGTACTGGAGGCAAGCCGGTTGTGGAGAGAAGTAGTACAGGAAGTTGCAAAAGAATATCCTGATGTGGAAACAGAACATATGTTTATTGATAACGCCGCCATGCAGCTGATCAAAGACCCCAAACGCTTTGATGTAGTGGTAACGGGCAACCTCTTCGGAGATATTCTTACAGACGAAGCTTCCCAGATAGCTGGTTCTATGGGGATGCTGGCATCTGCTTCCATAGGTGATAAAGGAGGTTTCTTTGAACCTATCCACGGTTCAGCACATGATATTGCCGGTAAAGGATTGGCCAACCCGTTGGCATCTATCCTCTCTGCAGCACTGATGCTGGATATTTCCTTTGGTCTGAAAACGGAATCGCAACGTGTTATCAAAGCTGTGGAAGCTACACTCAGACAAGGGTACAGAACAATGGACATCGCTAACAAACATACTGTTAACGATTTGATTATGGGGACAGACGCCATGGGCGCCAAAGTACTGGAGAACCTGAATTAA
- a CDS encoding 2-isopropylmalate synthase: MDKNRVYVFDTTLRDGEQVPGCQLTTVEKIEVAKKLEALGVDIIEAGFPISSPGDFQSVVEISKAVSEPVICALTRANNMDIDAAAEALRFAKRKRIHTGIGSSDMHIKYKFNSTREDILQRAVSAVKYARKFTDDVEFYAEDAGRADNEFLARMIEAVIAAGATTVNIPDTNGYCLPDQYGAKIKYLVDHVSNIDRAIISVHCHNDLGLATANTIAGIVNGARQVECTINGIGERAGNTSLEEVAMILKTHHTLGYHTNINSKGIYEISNLVENMMRMPVQANKAIVGRNAFAHSSGIHQDGVLKHRENYEILNPEDVGINSNSIILTARSGRHALKHHLHRLGYKLDKINLDEVYQRFLEMADNKKEIADSDLQQLMGDGDTTNYDDKAIKVVLLQVVCGDPLRPMATVRLRINGEEREASAAGNGPVDATIKAIHAIIKDEIELDEYSIQAMHGGSEDVSKVNMRVKHNGQAFYGFGYSTDIVNASVHAYVDALNKIY; encoded by the coding sequence ATGGATAAGAATCGTGTATACGTCTTTGATACCACCTTGCGCGACGGAGAACAAGTGCCGGGTTGCCAGCTGACTACTGTAGAAAAGATTGAAGTGGCCAAAAAACTGGAAGCACTGGGTGTGGATATCATCGAAGCAGGTTTTCCTATCTCCAGCCCTGGTGATTTCCAGAGCGTGGTAGAGATATCGAAAGCTGTTTCAGAACCGGTCATATGCGCGCTGACACGCGCCAACAATATGGATATAGACGCCGCTGCAGAAGCACTGCGTTTTGCAAAGCGTAAGCGTATCCACACAGGTATCGGTTCTTCCGATATGCATATCAAATATAAATTCAACAGCACCCGTGAAGACATCCTCCAGCGTGCTGTATCTGCCGTGAAATATGCCCGTAAATTTACGGATGATGTAGAATTTTATGCAGAAGATGCTGGCCGCGCAGACAATGAATTCCTGGCCCGCATGATCGAAGCCGTGATTGCTGCCGGCGCTACAACCGTGAATATCCCTGATACCAACGGTTATTGCCTGCCCGACCAGTACGGCGCCAAGATCAAATACCTCGTAGATCATGTATCCAATATAGACAGAGCCATCATCTCTGTTCACTGTCATAATGATCTCGGCCTTGCTACTGCCAACACCATCGCAGGTATTGTGAATGGTGCACGGCAGGTGGAATGTACGATCAACGGTATCGGCGAACGCGCCGGTAACACTTCCCTGGAAGAAGTGGCCATGATCCTGAAAACACATCATACACTGGGTTATCATACCAACATCAATTCCAAAGGAATTTATGAGATCAGTAACCTCGTGGAAAACATGATGCGCATGCCTGTACAGGCCAACAAAGCAATTGTAGGCCGCAACGCTTTCGCACACAGCTCCGGTATTCACCAGGACGGCGTGCTGAAACACCGCGAAAACTACGAGATCCTGAATCCGGAAGATGTAGGCATCAACTCCAACTCTATCATCCTGACTGCCCGCAGCGGCCGTCATGCGCTGAAACATCACCTGCACCGCCTGGGATATAAACTGGATAAAATCAACCTGGATGAAGTGTACCAACGCTTCCTGGAAATGGCTGATAACAAAAAAGAAATCGCCGATAGCGATCTGCAACAACTGATGGGAGATGGTGATACCACCAACTACGATGATAAAGCCATCAAAGTAGTTTTACTCCAGGTAGTTTGTGGTGATCCACTGCGTCCTATGGCAACTGTAAGACTGCGGATCAATGGTGAAGAGCGCGAAGCCAGTGCGGCCGGTAACGGCCCGGTAGACGCCACCATCAAAGCGATCCATGCCATCATCAAAGATGAAATAGAACTGGATGAATACAGCATCCAGGCCATGCACGGCGGCAGCGAAGACGTTAGCAAAGTAAATATGCGCGTAAAGCACAACGGACAGGCATTCTATGGCTTCGGTTATTCTACTGATATCGTAAATGCATCTGTACATGCATATGTAGATGCACTGAATAAAATTTATTAA
- a CDS encoding ABC transporter ATP-binding protein, with product MPEPVIALHAVKKSYQDVSVLDIARLELPAGVYWLQGENGAGKTTCMKVMAGLIPFKGEILLQGGVSSQANPVQFRRLINYAEAEPLYPAFLTGRDLLDLYLNTKGGDRERILGISERLGVNIFVNNPVSSYSSGMLKKLSLLLAFTGNPAVILLDEPLITIDTRTLAIMYDLIRSYSASGVTFFITSHQPLDPNELTVTGTLQVAHKNITLN from the coding sequence ATGCCCGAACCGGTTATTGCCCTTCATGCTGTTAAAAAAAGTTACCAGGACGTGTCCGTGCTGGATATTGCCCGCCTGGAACTACCTGCAGGCGTCTATTGGCTGCAAGGTGAAAATGGCGCCGGCAAAACCACCTGCATGAAGGTGATGGCGGGTTTGATTCCTTTCAAAGGAGAAATCCTGTTACAGGGCGGTGTAAGCAGCCAGGCCAATCCCGTACAGTTCCGCCGCCTGATCAACTACGCCGAAGCAGAACCGCTTTATCCCGCTTTCCTCACCGGCCGCGATTTGCTGGATCTATACCTCAACACAAAAGGAGGGGACCGCGAACGAATCCTGGGGATCAGCGAAAGACTGGGGGTGAACATATTTGTGAATAACCCTGTCAGCAGCTACTCCAGCGGTATGCTCAAAAAATTATCACTGCTGCTGGCATTTACCGGCAACCCCGCTGTCATACTACTGGATGAACCACTGATCACCATCGATACCCGCACCCTGGCCATCATGTATGACCTGATCCGCAGCTACAGCGCCAGCGGCGTCACTTTTTTTATCACCTCACATCAGCCGCTGGATCCAAACGAATTAACGGTAACGGGTACACTACAGGTGGCTCATAAAAACATTACGCTCAATTAA
- the leuD gene encoding 3-isopropylmalate dehydratase small subunit, with protein MSKIFQHLVSSAVPVPIENIDTDQIIPARFLKATTRDGFGENLFRDWRFDSDNQPKADFALNNPVYSGQILVGGKNFGCGSSREHAAWAIADYGFKVVVSSFFADIFKNNSLNNFILPVQVSEGFLDKIFKAIAADPAAQIEVSLENQFIKIVATGEQESFDINAYKKTCLLNGYDDIDYLLSLRKEIENYETKSAFNF; from the coding sequence ATGAGTAAAATATTTCAACATCTCGTTTCATCTGCGGTACCAGTACCCATCGAAAATATTGATACCGATCAGATCATTCCTGCGCGCTTCCTGAAAGCAACAACCAGGGACGGTTTCGGCGAAAATCTTTTCCGCGACTGGCGCTTTGACAGCGATAACCAACCAAAAGCCGACTTTGCACTCAACAACCCGGTGTACAGTGGCCAGATCCTGGTAGGTGGTAAGAACTTCGGCTGTGGCTCCTCCCGTGAGCATGCCGCCTGGGCTATTGCCGACTATGGATTTAAAGTGGTGGTGAGTAGTTTTTTTGCAGATATCTTCAAAAATAATTCTCTCAATAACTTTATCCTACCGGTACAGGTAAGCGAAGGTTTTCTTGATAAAATTTTTAAAGCAATAGCAGCAGATCCTGCTGCGCAGATAGAAGTAAGCCTGGAAAACCAGTTCATTAAAATAGTAGCTACCGGTGAACAGGAAAGCTTTGACATCAACGCATACAAAAAAACATGCCTGCTCAACGGGTACGATGATATCGACTATCTGCTGAGCCTCCGCAAGGAAATTGAAAACTACGAAACTAAAAGCGCATTTAATTTTTAA
- a CDS encoding SDR family oxidoreductase has translation MDLELKGKVIIVTGGAKGIGEAIAKQLGAEGSTVVVAGRNEADNTKVVNEIAKAGGQAYGIKAELANVEDCRKVIAETVEKYGKIDGLVNNAGFNDGVGLESGSPERFMQSLQNNLSHYYNLAHFALPYLKSTKGNIVNIGSKVATTGQGNTSGYAASKGAIDALTREWAVELLPYSIRVNTVIPAEVWTPLYETWINSLPNPKEKLADITAKIPFEKRMTTSEEIASTTVFLLSPRSSHTTGQILFVDGGYTHLDRSII, from the coding sequence ATGGATTTAGAATTAAAAGGTAAAGTGATTATCGTTACCGGCGGTGCCAAAGGTATCGGGGAAGCTATTGCTAAACAGTTAGGTGCTGAAGGCAGCACTGTTGTGGTGGCAGGCAGAAATGAGGCGGACAACACGAAAGTAGTAAATGAAATCGCAAAAGCTGGCGGTCAGGCCTATGGCATAAAGGCGGAACTGGCGAATGTAGAAGACTGTAGAAAAGTGATTGCGGAAACCGTAGAAAAATATGGTAAAATAGACGGACTGGTGAACAACGCCGGCTTCAATGACGGTGTAGGCCTGGAAAGCGGCAGCCCGGAAAGGTTTATGCAATCGTTGCAGAATAACCTGTCTCACTACTACAATCTCGCACATTTCGCATTACCTTACCTGAAAAGCACCAAAGGTAATATCGTGAATATAGGCTCTAAAGTAGCTACGACCGGACAAGGAAATACATCCGGCTATGCAGCTTCCAAAGGTGCAATCGATGCACTTACAAGAGAATGGGCGGTAGAGTTGTTGCCATATTCCATACGCGTTAATACCGTGATCCCTGCTGAAGTATGGACACCCCTGTACGAAACCTGGATCAACTCATTACCCAATCCAAAGGAAAAACTGGCAGATATTACAGCAAAGATACCATTCGAGAAAAGGATGACTACGTCAGAAGAAATTGCCAGCACTACGGTATTCCTGTTGTCGCCACGTTCATCACATACGACCGGACAAATACTGTTTGTTGATGGAGGTTACACACACCTTGACAGATCCATTATTTAA
- a CDS encoding L-rhamnose mutarotase, with amino-acid sequence MKRYCLALDLVDDPQMISEYEAYHRAVAPEIKKSITDSGITVMDLYRAGNRMFMIMEVDDTFTFERKDAMDAANPAVQVWEQLMWKYQQAIPVAKPGEKWVVMDQIFSL; translated from the coding sequence ATGAAAAGATATTGTCTGGCATTAGACCTGGTAGACGACCCGCAAATGATCAGCGAATACGAAGCTTATCACCGTGCAGTAGCGCCTGAAATAAAAAAGAGCATCACCGACAGCGGCATCACCGTTATGGACTTGTACCGTGCCGGTAACCGTATGTTTATGATCATGGAAGTAGATGATACTTTCACTTTTGAACGTAAAGATGCCATGGATGCTGCCAACCCCGCCGTACAGGTATGGGAGCAGCTCATGTGGAAATATCAGCAGGCGATACCGGTAGCGAAACCAGGAGAGAAGTGGGTGGTTATGGACCAGATCTTTTCATTATAA
- a CDS encoding glucose 1-dehydrogenase: protein MELFRLDNKVAVITGSGSGIGQAIAKCFGAQGALVHIIELNEESGRGTAEEIRAAGGQAEVHACNVADQAAVVNVMDSIVKSAGKVDILINCAGIAHVGNLENTAEQDFDRVYNVNVKGTYNCMYAVIRQMKAQGGGVILNLASIAATVGIPDRLAYSMSKGAVLTMTLSVAKDYLGSNIRCNCISPARVHTPFVDGFIAKNYPGKEAEMFDKLSKTQPIGRMAKPIEIGHLALFLCSDEAGFITGSDYPIDGGFTRLNN, encoded by the coding sequence ATGGAGCTGTTCAGACTAGATAATAAAGTGGCGGTTATCACAGGCAGTGGTAGCGGCATAGGACAGGCAATTGCTAAATGCTTTGGCGCACAGGGTGCCCTTGTACATATTATAGAACTGAACGAAGAAAGCGGCAGGGGGACCGCAGAAGAAATCAGGGCTGCCGGTGGACAGGCGGAGGTGCATGCCTGTAATGTAGCCGACCAGGCTGCCGTTGTGAATGTAATGGATAGTATTGTGAAATCGGCCGGTAAGGTGGATATACTCATTAACTGTGCTGGTATTGCACATGTTGGTAACCTGGAGAATACAGCGGAACAGGACTTTGACCGTGTTTATAATGTAAATGTAAAAGGTACTTATAACTGCATGTATGCAGTGATCAGACAAATGAAGGCGCAAGGCGGCGGTGTGATCCTGAACCTGGCGTCTATTGCTGCTACGGTAGGTATTCCGGACCGGCTGGCTTACTCTATGAGTAAAGGTGCGGTGCTGACCATGACCTTATCGGTGGCAAAAGATTACCTGGGTAGTAATATCCGCTGTAACTGCATCTCTCCGGCAAGGGTACATACCCCTTTCGTAGATGGTTTTATCGCTAAGAATTATCCCGGTAAAGAAGCGGAAATGTTTGATAAGCTCAGTAAAACACAGCCTATCGGTCGCATGGCTAAACCAATAGAGATCGGCCATCTGGCACTTTTCCTCTGTTCTGATGAAGCCGGCTTTATTACTGGTAGCGATTATCCGATTGATGGTGGCTTTACCCGGTTGAATAATTAA
- a CDS encoding methyltransferase domain-containing protein: MDKWNADLYKEKHAFVFEYGNSLIDDWLQPGPGETILDLGCGTGELTAQLAATGAQVTGIDASEAMIISARAHFPQVSFEVGDATSFSLPLQFDAIFSNAALHWVREKEKAIARMYAQLKKGGRLVIEMGGKGNVDSILTTLERVMQEKGYTYEPFWYFPSPGEYTTLLEHAGFKIDRVHFFDRPTKLVDPETGISDWLQMFGHHFFAGVPEKDSQAILQQVQQELAPAATKDGSLYADYVRLRVSAVKI; encoded by the coding sequence ATGGACAAGTGGAATGCTGACTTATATAAAGAGAAACATGCTTTCGTATTCGAATATGGCAACAGCCTGATCGATGACTGGCTGCAACCCGGCCCTGGCGAAACTATCCTGGATCTGGGCTGTGGTACCGGCGAACTCACGGCGCAACTGGCAGCAACAGGTGCACAGGTGACCGGCATAGATGCTTCGGAAGCGATGATCATCAGTGCACGCGCCCACTTCCCGCAGGTATCTTTTGAAGTGGGGGATGCTACCAGCTTTTCATTGCCGCTGCAGTTTGATGCGATCTTTTCCAACGCTGCCCTTCACTGGGTACGTGAAAAAGAAAAAGCGATTGCAAGGATGTATGCACAGTTGAAAAAAGGCGGCAGACTGGTAATAGAAATGGGAGGCAAAGGTAATGTGGACAGCATTCTCACCACATTGGAGCGGGTGATGCAGGAAAAAGGATATACCTATGAACCGTTCTGGTATTTCCCTTCTCCCGGCGAATACACTACCCTGCTGGAGCATGCCGGATTTAAAATAGACCGCGTTCATTTCTTTGACCGGCCCACGAAACTGGTAGACCCGGAAACAGGGATCAGCGACTGGTTGCAGATGTTTGGTCATCATTTTTTTGCCGGCGTTCCGGAAAAAGACAGCCAGGCTATCCTGCAACAGGTGCAGCAAGAGCTGGCACCAGCCGCAACAAAGGATGGCAGCCTGTATGCGGATTATGTCCGTTTACGGGTATCAGCCGTCAAAATTTAA
- the leuC gene encoding 3-isopropylmalate dehydratase large subunit: protein MGKTLFDKIWDSHIVMSRPEHPDAVYINTHFIHEVTSPQAFDGLRKRGIPVFRPQKTRATADHNVPTINQHLPIKESLSRLQVEMLTKNTSEFGVELYGLGHPFQGIVHVIGPELGITLPGMTIVCGDSHTSTHGAFGAVAFGIGTSEVEQVLATQCILQYKPKRMKIEVNGTLNNGVLSKDIILYIISKISASGATGYFVEYAGDAIRNLSMEARMTICNMSIEMGARGGLIAPDDTTFDYIKGREFAPKGADWDQALAYWHTLHTDDDAQFDKVLTFDAADIEPQITYGTNPGMGMGITEHIPALEQLDEKERPSFKKSLDYMELQPGSGLLGKKVDYVFIGSCTNSRIEDLRLVADFVKGRQKADDVVVWIVPGSKQVEAQAIAEGIDKVFTAAGFQLREPGCSACLAMNEDKIPAGMYCISTSNRNFEGRQGPNARTFLASPLTAAAAAITGRVTDVRELLMVGA, encoded by the coding sequence ATGGGAAAAACGTTATTTGATAAGATCTGGGACAGCCACATTGTGATGAGCAGGCCGGAACATCCGGATGCCGTATACATCAATACGCATTTTATTCATGAGGTAACCAGTCCCCAGGCATTCGACGGTTTGCGCAAACGCGGCATTCCGGTATTTCGTCCGCAGAAAACGCGGGCTACAGCCGACCATAATGTACCTACTATTAATCAGCACCTGCCAATAAAAGAATCACTCAGCCGCCTCCAGGTGGAAATGCTTACAAAAAATACATCGGAGTTTGGCGTGGAACTGTATGGCCTGGGTCATCCGTTTCAGGGTATTGTACACGTTATCGGCCCTGAACTGGGGATCACCCTGCCGGGCATGACGATTGTGTGTGGCGACAGCCATACCAGCACACACGGTGCTTTTGGCGCCGTCGCTTTTGGTATCGGTACTTCCGAGGTGGAACAGGTACTGGCTACCCAATGCATCCTGCAATACAAGCCAAAACGCATGAAGATCGAGGTGAATGGCACCCTGAACAACGGCGTACTGTCTAAAGATATCATTCTATATATTATCTCTAAAATATCCGCTTCCGGTGCTACCGGTTATTTCGTGGAATATGCCGGTGATGCTATCCGCAACCTCAGCATGGAAGCACGTATGACCATCTGCAACATGAGCATAGAAATGGGCGCACGTGGTGGCCTTATTGCGCCGGATGACACTACCTTTGATTATATTAAAGGCCGTGAGTTTGCCCCGAAAGGCGCCGACTGGGATCAGGCACTGGCCTACTGGCATACGCTCCACACCGATGACGATGCACAATTTGATAAGGTGCTTACTTTCGATGCCGCTGATATTGAACCACAGATCACTTATGGCACCAATCCCGGTATGGGCATGGGTATTACAGAACATATCCCCGCACTGGAACAGCTGGATGAAAAGGAAAGACCTTCTTTCAAAAAATCGCTCGACTATATGGAGCTGCAACCCGGCAGCGGTTTGCTGGGCAAAAAAGTGGATTATGTATTCATCGGCAGCTGTACCAACTCCCGTATCGAAGACCTGCGCCTTGTGGCCGACTTCGTGAAAGGCAGACAGAAAGCCGATGATGTGGTGGTATGGATTGTACCGGGATCAAAACAGGTGGAAGCGCAGGCAATAGCAGAAGGGATCGATAAAGTCTTTACTGCTGCAGGTTTCCAGCTGCGTGAACCAGGTTGCTCTGCCTGCCTGGCGATGAATGAAGACAAAATACCCGCAGGTATGTATTGTATCTCTACCTCTAATCGTAACTTTGAAGGTCGTCAGGGCCCCAATGCCCGCACCTTCCTTGCCAGTCCGCTCACTGCGGCGGCAGCGGCGATTACAGGCAGGGTTACAGACGTAAGGGAGCTGCTGATGGTGGGCGCATAG
- a CDS encoding M15 family metallopeptidase, with translation MRTLLLLVLLYTCMDTATAQKITPNKYGLMVITTHQQYEQLVKADSNQQLINLETYIPNIKKDVRYATTNNFTHRQLYTKTNIYLRLPAAKALKNVQAALHKKGFGLLIYDAYRPYHVTEAMFKIVPNDLYAADPKKGSGHNRGVAIDLSLVDLKTGKPVAMPTDFDDFTKKAHYNYIPSDPTVTANRKLLRDTMKQHGFKGSSTEWWHFYLPDYKKYPLMDVFF, from the coding sequence ATGAGAACACTGTTGCTGCTAGTTTTACTATACACCTGCATGGATACTGCTACCGCCCAGAAAATAACACCGAATAAATATGGATTGATGGTCATCACTACCCATCAACAATATGAACAACTGGTTAAAGCCGACAGTAACCAGCAACTTATCAACCTGGAAACATACATTCCCAATATAAAAAAAGATGTAAGATATGCGACCACCAATAATTTCACGCACCGGCAACTCTATACCAAAACAAACATCTATTTGCGGCTTCCTGCCGCGAAAGCATTGAAAAACGTACAGGCAGCCTTACATAAAAAAGGTTTTGGATTACTCATTTATGATGCCTACCGTCCTTATCATGTTACAGAAGCCATGTTTAAAATTGTGCCCAACGACCTCTATGCTGCTGATCCGAAAAAGGGTTCCGGTCACAACCGGGGAGTGGCAATAGACCTGAGCCTGGTAGACCTGAAAACAGGAAAGCCTGTGGCGATGCCTACAGACTTTGATGACTTTACAAAAAAAGCACACTATAATTATATCCCATCCGACCCAACGGTAACGGCTAACCGGAAATTGCTGCGCGATACCATGAAGCAACATGGTTTTAAAGGATCGAGTACCGAATGGTGGCATTTCTATCTGCCTGACTATAAAAAATACCCGCTCATGGACGTGTTTTTCTAG